GTGGTCGATGGCACCACTGATCAGCTCGGTCGGCACAGCATTTCGGCGCTGGAGCGCTATCGTGATGATTGTTTGCTGGCGGTGCTTGAGGCGGTGAAGACCACCAAAGAGAAGCACGGGATGAGTTTCAGCGAGTAATCCGCTACCTGATCGTTCCCACGCTCTGCGTGGGAATGCAGCCCGGGAACGCTCCGCGTCCCAGAAGCGTGACGCAGAGCGTCACAAGAGGCGTTACCACGCAGAGCGTGGGAACGATCGCCGCCAGGAGAAACCATGCCCCACCTCACCACCTACCAAACCACCATCATCCCCGACTGGGTCGACTACAACGGCCACCTGCGCGATGCTTTCTATCTGCTGATCTTCAGCTACGCCACCGACGCGCTGATGGACCGTCTCGGCATGGACAGCAGCAACCGCGAAGCCAGCGGCCATTCGCTGTTCACCCTCGAACTGCACCTCAATTACCTGCACGAAGTGAAGCTCGACACCGAGGTCGAAGTGCGCACGCAAATCATCGGCCACGACAGCAAGCGCCTGCACCTCTACCACAGCCTGCACAAGGTCGGCGATGAGCAAGCGCTGGCCGGCAACGAACAGATGCTCCTGCACGTCGACCTCGCCGGCCCGCGCTCGGCGCCGTTCAGCCCCGATACGCTGCATCGCCTGCAGGCCATCGTCGCTGAGCAAACCGACCTGCCCGCTCCCGCTTACATCGGCCGCGTGATCGCGCTGCCACCCGCCCGGTAAATCCGCCCACTGCCAAGGAGCCGCCATGAACACCGCCGTCG
This genomic interval from Pseudomonas koreensis contains the following:
- a CDS encoding thioesterase family protein translates to MPHLTTYQTTIIPDWVDYNGHLRDAFYLLIFSYATDALMDRLGMDSSNREASGHSLFTLELHLNYLHEVKLDTEVEVRTQIIGHDSKRLHLYHSLHKVGDEQALAGNEQMLLHVDLAGPRSAPFSPDTLHRLQAIVAEQTDLPAPAYIGRVIALPPAR